The stretch of DNA CGAATTCGGTGGTGGGGATCTGGAGGCTCCAGCCGGTGAGGGTGAGGAGGGCTTCCAGGGCCAGGCCGCAGAGGAGGGCGCCGGCGACGACGCTGGTGAGGTAGACGGCGACGAAGCGGGTGCTGAAGGTTTTGGCCAGGAGCACCAGGGTGGCGATGTTGGTGGCGGGGCCGGCGAGGAGGAAGACGAGGGCGGCGCCGGGGCCGAGGCCTTTGAGCATCAGGGCGGCGGCGATGGGGGTCGAGGCGGAGGCGCACATGTAGAGGGGGACGCCGATGACGAGGGCCAGGAGCATGGGCTTGAGGCCGCCGCCGAGGCCGAGGGCGGCGAGGTCGCCGGGGACCAGGGTGGCGACGGCGCCGGCGGCGAGGATGCCCACCAGCAGCCAGAAGGCGAGGTCGTCGAAGAGGTCGACGAAACCGTAGCGCAGGGCCGGGCGCAGGACGCCCTGCCAGAGGCCGGGGCCGGGATCTTGGTCCGCGGGAAGCTTGCCGAAGGGAGCCTGGAACCAGCGGCTGCGCCAAGTGCGCAGGGCGGCGAGGGCGCGGTCGGAGTGCTCGCCGGGGAGGTCGTGGCTGCCGCAGGCTTCGCAGTCGGTGCCACAGTCGGTGACACCCTCGGCGGGGTCCGATTCATCCTGAGAAACGGTGCGCGGCGTTGAGCTCTCCGGCAGCCAACCCAGGGCCATGGCGCCACCGAGGACCGCGGTGGAGAAGGCGGCGATGGGGCGGGCGATGGCCATCACCGGGCCCATCAGGCCCCAGGTGAGGAGGATGGAGTCGACGCTGGACTCCGGGGTGGTGGTGAGGAAGGAGAGGCTGGAGGGCAGGCTCGCGCCCTTGCGCCGCAGCTCGACGGTGATGGGCACGACGCCGCAGCTGCACACCGGCAGCGGCACACCGATGAGCGCTGCCAGGCACACGCCCTTCATGCCCCGGCGGCCCATCCAGCGCAGGATCAACGCCTCCGGCAGCAGCACGTGGAGCAGGCCGGCGGTGAACAGGCCGAAGAGCAGAAAGGGCGCCGCCAGGGCGAGCATGCGGGCGCTCTCGACGGCGAAGGTCTGGAGCCAGCCCATGGCTCAAGCTCTCCGGGTGAGGCCGGTGACGCCGTAGACCGCCAGCAGCAGCGCCGTTCCCAGGACGATGATGCAGGGGCCGGAAGGGGCGTCGAAGAGGTAGGAGATCCACAGCCCGCCGAGGGTGATGACCATGCCGCCGACGACGGCGGTGCTCAAGACGCCGGGGAGGCTACGGCACAGGCGCAGGCCGATGAGGGGCGGGATGGTCAGCAGGGCGAGGACCAGGAGCAGCCCGACCACCGGCAGCAGCACCACCACCGCCGCGCCCACCAGCAGCAGCAGCAGGGTGGAAAGCCAGCGCACCGGCACGCCCTGGGTGGCGGCGAAGGTTTCATCGAAGGTGCTGGCGACGATCTCTTTGTAGAACAGCCCCAAGAGCAGCAGGGTGACGGCGTCGAGGGTGGCCAGCAGCCACAGGTCGCCGGTGGTCACCAGCAGGATGTTGCCGAAGAGGTAGGCGGAGAGATCCGGCGGATAGCCCGGAGCGAAGTGCAGGAAGAGCACGCCGGCGGCCATGCCCACGGCCCAGAAGGCGCCGATGAGGGCGTCCCGGTTGAGGGCCTTGCGGCGGGACATGGGCCCCAGCAGCAGGGCGGCGACGGCGGTGGTGGCGAGGCCGCCGGCCTGGGGCGGCAGCTGCAGCAGGTGGCACAGGCCCAGGCCACCGAAGGCCGCGTGGCTCAAGCCGCCGCACAGGAAGGCCAGGCGCCGCAGCACCACGAAGGTGCCCAGGGCGCCGCATAGAACGCTGGTGAGCACCCCGGCGATGAGCGCCGGGCGTAGCAGCGGCTCGGACCACCAGATGAGGAGCTCACTCATGGGAGCCTCCTCCGGACCCATCCTGGGAAGGGCCGTGAGCATGCCCGTGGGCAGGAACATGTCCAGAAGTCGAGCCCTCGTGAGAGTGGGGGGCCAGTACCCGATGGGGTACGCCATGGGCGATGAGGTCCACGGGGCAGCCGTAGGTTTCCTCCAGCACCTCCGAGGTCAGCTCGCCGCTGCCGTGGTAGGTCAGGCTGCGGTTGACGCAGGCGATGCTCTGGACTTCCTGGGCCACTGCCGCCGGGTCGTGGGTCACCAGCACCACGGGCATGGTGCGGTGGAGCTCCAGCAGAAGCTCCCGCACCACCCGCCGGGATTCGACGTCGAGGGAGGCCAGGGGTTCGTCCAGGAGCATGGCCTCCGGCTCGCCGGCGAGGGCGCGGGCGATGAGCACCCGCTGGATCTGGCCGCCGGAGAGCTCCGTCGCCGGCTCTTGGGCCCGATCCTCCAGATGCACTGCCTCCAGGGCTCGCCGGGCGGCCTCCCGGTCCTCCCGGCGATAGCGCCGGCCGAGAC from Acidobacteriota bacterium encodes:
- a CDS encoding metal ABC transporter permease; the protein is MSELLIWWSEPLLRPALIAGVLTSVLCGALGTFVVLRRLAFLCGGLSHAAFGGLGLCHLLQLPPQAGGLATTAVAALLLGPMSRRKALNRDALIGAFWAVGMAAGVLFLHFAPGYPPDLSAYLFGNILLVTTGDLWLLATLDAVTLLLLGLFYKEIVASTFDETFAATQGVPVRWLSTLLLLLVGAAVVVLLPVVGLLLVLALLTIPPLIGLRLCRSLPGVLSTAVVGGMVITLGGLWISYLFDAPSGPCIIVLGTALLLAVYGVTGLTRRA
- a CDS encoding SO_0444 family Cu/Zn efflux transporter; amino-acid sequence: MGWLQTFAVESARMLALAAPFLLFGLFTAGLLHVLLPEALILRWMGRRGMKGVCLAALIGVPLPVCSCGVVPITVELRRKGASLPSSLSFLTTTPESSVDSILLTWGLMGPVMAIARPIAAFSTAVLGGAMALGWLPESSTPRTVSQDESDPAEGVTDCGTDCEACGSHDLPGEHSDRALAALRTWRSRWFQAPFGKLPADQDPGPGLWQGVLRPALRYGFVDLFDDLAFWLLVGILAAGAVATLVPGDLAALGLGGGLKPMLLALVIGVPLYMCASASTPIAAALMLKGLGPGAALVFLLAGPATNIATLVLLAKTFSTRFVAVYLTSVVAGALLCGLALEALLTLTGWSLQIPTTEFAAEGLGLILIASAVVLAVLLVWRLSSGALRSGLRELREGFLGGGEVG
- a CDS encoding metal ABC transporter ATP-binding protein, which gives rise to MTEGSPAAAPAAATGPALELRGITAGYNGGPAVLENVQLEIGSREYLAIIGPNGGGKTTLLRVLLGLVEPRRGSVVSHLPHGRKRLGYVPQYSTFEAGVPLRVEEVVLMGRISRRGLGRRYRREDREAARRALEAVHLEDRAQEPATELSGGQIQRVLIARALAGEPEAMLLDEPLASLDVESRRVVRELLLELHRTMPVVLVTHDPAAVAQEVQSIACVNRSLTYHGSGELTSEVLEETYGCPVDLIAHGVPHRVLAPHSHEGSTSGHVPAHGHAHGPSQDGSGGGSHE